One part of the Microbulbifer sp. THAF38 genome encodes these proteins:
- a CDS encoding DUF1737 domain-containing protein, whose amino-acid sequence MKKAEYKIAVGKSGFSSLEEEVTQLLNEGWKPIGGLAFNAGYPYQAMARVVNVAKPSDHSQSQAQALSEGEPTRRQSNGAQDAMRLIDELT is encoded by the coding sequence GTGAAGAAAGCTGAGTATAAAATTGCCGTCGGGAAGTCTGGCTTTTCCAGTTTGGAAGAGGAAGTTACCCAGCTGCTGAATGAGGGCTGGAAGCCGATTGGTGGCTTGGCGTTTAATGCGGGTTACCCCTACCAAGCGATGGCGCGAGTGGTGAATGTTGCCAAGCCCTCTGACCATTCACAGAGCCAGGCCCAAGCGTTATCTGAAGGCGAACCTACCAGAAGGCAATCCAATGGTGCTCAGGATGCGATGCGCTTGATTGATGAGCTCACCTGA
- a CDS encoding DASS family sodium-coupled anion symporter: protein MSIARQQFIVLGPLLAVAFYIFLTLAGMQYLPAVTAAITLLTVTWWVTEALPIPATSLVPIVLLPLFGVADHKTVAASLGSHVILLLMGAFILSKALEKSGAHERLALYMLRIFGVSSGRRLVLGFMLAAGFLSMWISNTATTLMMLPIALAILSRIDNQRLTVALVLGIAYGASLGGVGTPLGTPPNVIFMGIYEEVTGREFSFLGWMKIGVPVALVTLPIMALWLTRNVHLQNKIEPPQVGDWRAEEKRTLLVFAIAIFFWVTRNAPFGGWSDWFGIGAAGDSTVAIAAVVAMFLVPNGKGGRLLDWQTAETIPWGMLLLFAGGIALAKGFSTSGLSDMLGNGLSFLTAMPLWLMLVILCLGVTFLTEITSNTATATLLMPILAVAATSAGFEPMVLMIPAAMSASCAFMLPVATAPNAIAYGTGKVRMQDMVREGAVLSVTASLIIAGMSWLILPG from the coding sequence ATGTCGATTGCACGGCAACAATTTATCGTTTTGGGGCCATTACTGGCCGTAGCGTTTTACATTTTTCTGACCCTGGCTGGGATGCAGTATCTTCCTGCAGTGACTGCCGCAATCACTCTGCTTACCGTGACCTGGTGGGTAACCGAGGCGCTCCCTATTCCCGCTACCTCCCTGGTGCCAATTGTGCTTCTACCCCTATTTGGAGTTGCGGATCACAAGACCGTTGCGGCGTCCCTGGGCAGCCATGTCATTCTGCTTTTGATGGGTGCTTTTATCCTGTCGAAAGCTCTGGAAAAGAGCGGTGCCCACGAACGCTTGGCCCTGTATATGTTGCGCATATTTGGGGTATCCAGCGGTAGGCGTTTGGTACTCGGTTTTATGCTGGCCGCTGGCTTCCTCAGCATGTGGATTTCCAATACCGCCACAACCCTGATGATGTTACCCATTGCCTTGGCAATTCTCTCTCGAATAGATAACCAGCGCCTCACCGTGGCCCTGGTGCTGGGAATTGCTTATGGCGCAAGTCTTGGAGGGGTGGGGACGCCTCTAGGGACACCGCCCAATGTCATTTTTATGGGGATATATGAAGAAGTAACCGGCCGGGAGTTTAGCTTTCTAGGCTGGATGAAGATTGGGGTACCGGTTGCCCTGGTGACATTGCCGATCATGGCCCTCTGGCTTACCCGCAATGTTCACTTGCAGAATAAGATTGAACCGCCGCAAGTGGGTGATTGGCGGGCAGAGGAGAAGCGCACTTTGCTGGTGTTCGCCATTGCTATTTTCTTCTGGGTAACCCGAAACGCTCCATTTGGTGGTTGGAGCGATTGGTTTGGTATAGGAGCGGCGGGGGACAGTACGGTAGCTATTGCCGCAGTGGTGGCAATGTTTCTAGTCCCCAATGGCAAGGGGGGACGTTTGCTGGACTGGCAGACAGCGGAAACTATACCCTGGGGCATGTTGTTGTTATTTGCAGGAGGCATTGCCCTGGCCAAGGGGTTTTCTACTTCCGGCCTGAGCGATATGCTCGGCAATGGATTGTCCTTCCTTACCGCTATGCCACTATGGTTGATGTTGGTGATTTTATGCCTGGGAGTCACCTTTCTTACAGAGATTACCAGTAATACAGCCACTGCGACTCTACTCATGCCTATCCTCGCTGTAGCGGCGACTTCTGCGGGCTTTGAGCCTATGGTGTTGATGATCCCCGCCGCCATGAGTGCCAGTTGTGCCTTTATGTTGCCTGTTGCCACGGCTCCGAATGCCATTGCTTACGGGACTGGTAAAGTGCGCATGCAGGATATGGTGCGAGAGGGAGCGGTACTCAGTGTGACGGCATCGTTGATTATTGCGGGTATGAGCTGGTTGATATTACCGGGCTAA